One segment of Cydia fagiglandana chromosome 12, ilCydFagi1.1, whole genome shotgun sequence DNA contains the following:
- the LOC134669528 gene encoding protein prenyltransferase alpha subunit repeat-containing protein 1 has translation MDEDKFALVEKILKDVDNILSKNADLCSFDIVPVDCNFQNKSPVLLLENCLGLESWCMKHVYMYCYSELMDKYFVKPKRKTAKSSVNSERLEKLLNVTLLLNPELNTFWNKRKELVLRLLLDKTAELRFTKLVLSRKPKCNDAFSHRRWILEAILKDQNLQTNDIETLINEELHICQLSSDRSPNNYHSWNHRTWLLHTLKLVEKKFDINFLYVKEYNFSEAWVSKHISDFSCFHYRQFCIKNIFAISNEHWKSFEASIDVNLRKSFVRVLAKHFPKDATMQASEEDLISYSEENLIKLLLCYSSKSCDCIADNILLCRKLEILFHELVLNNELVRFYKGHETLWYHRRFIIHEILSSMHDHFGVVRLNGVLVKDICRNCNHDDLRQKQAKIIRYDSNRIYSCVLFNVLSRHEQDFIEERQKECDNYAGRHEKYLKFVEGLNNVM, from the exons ATGGATGAGGATAAATTCGCTTTAGTAGAAAAAATACTCAAAGATGTCGATAATATCCTGTCGAAGAACGCTGACTT GTGTTCGTTCGACATTGTGCCCGTGGattgcaattttcagaataaatCTCCAGTTTTGCTTTTGGAGAACTGTCTAGGGCTGGAATCCTGGTGTATGAAGCATGTTTACATGTACTGCTACTCGGAATTAATGGACAAATACTTTGTAAAGCCAAAACGGAAAACTGCCAAATCATCTGTTAACTCTGAGCGGTTGGAAAAGCTGCTTAATGTGACATTACTTTTAAATCCAGAATTGAATACCTTCTGGAACAAGCGGAAGGAACTGGTACTAAGGTTACTGCTGGATAAGACTGCTGAGCTACGATTTACAAAATTAGTTTTGTCAAGAAAGCCAAAGTGTAATGATGCATTTTCTCATAGGAGATGGATATTGGAAGCCATTTTGAAag ATCAAAATCTTCAAACGAATGACATTGAGACGTTGATCAATGAGGAGCTTCACATTTGCCAGTTATCTTCAGACAGAAGTCCCAACAACTACCACAGCTGGAATCACCGGACTTGGCTACTCCACACACTTAAACTAGTTGAAAAGAAGTTTGATATTAATTTCCTCTATGTCAAAGAATACAATTTCTCCGAAGCATGGGTGTCAAAGCACATTTCAGATTTTAGTTGCTTCCATTATAGACAATTCTGTATCAAGAATATTTTTGCTATATCAAATGAACATTGGAAGTCATTTGAGGCTTCTATAGATGTGAATCTTCGTAAAAGTTTTGTTAGAGTATTAGCAAAGCATTTTCCTAAAGACGCAACCATGCAGGCGTCGGAAGAGGATTTAATATCATACTCTGAAGAAAACCTTATCAAATTACTTCTATGTTATTCTTCAAAGAGTTGTGATTGTATTGCCGATAATATTCTTTTGTGTCGGAAGTTAGAAATTTTATTTCATGAACTTGTCTTAAATAATGAGTTAGTGAGATTTTATAAAGGCCATGAAACGCTTTGGTATCATCGGAGATTTATAATACATGAGATTTTGTCTTCCATGCATGATCATTTTGGAGTAGTCAGGCTGAATGGGGTGTTAGTGAAGGATATCTGCAGAAATTGCAATCACGATGACTTAAGGCAGAAACAGGCAAAAATTATCAGGTATGACAGCAATCGCATATATTCTTGTGTGCTATTTAATGTATTATCAAGGCATGAGCAGGATTTTATTGAAGAGAGGCAAAAGGAATGTGACAATTATGCCGGTAGACATGAGAAGTATTTAAAGTTTGTTGAAGGTCTCAATAATGTCAtgtag